The Aequorivita sublithincola DSM 14238 genome window below encodes:
- a CDS encoding DUF2911 domain-containing protein, whose protein sequence is MKRIILLFSALMLTVSIQAQIQTPQPSPFQKIEQKVGLTDVTLEYSRPSMKGRTIFGNLVPYNEVWRTGANDCTKITFNNGVEIGGKTLMPGTYAVYTKPGDSNWEVYFYSDASSWGTPEKWDDSKVAAQISVPVYPLPMNIETFTMGFDDLTNETVVLGMMWEKTYVGVPINVFTDKMVSKNIERAMNGPESSDYYAAAVYYLESGKDIKKAKTWMDKSFEMNKDPKFYQFRQKSLIYAKAGDKKGAIEAAKKSLEGAKAAGNNDYVSMNEKSLKEWGAM, encoded by the coding sequence ATGAAAAGAATTATTTTACTTTTTTCTGCTTTGATGTTAACAGTTAGCATTCAGGCACAAATACAAACTCCACAACCAAGTCCGTTTCAAAAAATTGAACAAAAAGTAGGGCTTACAGATGTAACTTTAGAATATTCAAGACCTTCAATGAAAGGGCGTACTATTTTTGGTAATTTGGTTCCATACAATGAAGTATGGCGCACAGGAGCCAATGATTGTACAAAAATCACTTTCAATAATGGAGTGGAAATTGGCGGGAAAACATTAATGCCTGGAACTTATGCTGTTTACACAAAACCAGGAGATTCTAATTGGGAAGTTTACTTCTATAGCGATGCATCTAGCTGGGGAACACCAGAAAAATGGGACGATAGTAAAGTTGCAGCGCAAATATCTGTGCCAGTTTATCCTTTGCCAATGAATATTGAAACTTTTACAATGGGTTTTGATGATTTAACAAATGAAACCGTAGTATTAGGTATGATGTGGGAAAAAACATATGTAGGCGTACCTATAAATGTTTTTACGGATAAAATGGTTTCTAAAAATATTGAACGTGCTATGAATGGTCCGGAATCAAGTGATTATTACGCTGCTGCAGTGTATTATTTGGAATCTGGAAAAGACATTAAAAAGGCAAAAACTTGGATGGATAAATCTTTTGAGATGAATAAAGATCCTAAGTTTTATCAATTTCGTCAAAAATCATTGATTTACGCAAAAGCTGGCGACAAAAAAGGAGCTATTGAAGCGGCGAAAAAATCTTTAGAAGGAGCGAAAGCTGCTGGAAATAATGACTATGTGTCTATGAATGAAAAGTCTTTGAAAGAATGGGGCGCAATGTAA